In the genome of Leptotrichia sp. HSP-536, the window AAAAAATAATGATTATAAATGGTCCTAATCTGAATTTTTTAGGAATTAGGGAAAAAGGAATTTACGGAAATGATGATTATGAAAGTATTTGCAGCTATATAAAAGGAAAATTTGCAGATAAAAATGTAAGAATAGATATTTTGCAGTCAAATTCTGAAGGAAAACTTATTGACTTTTTACAGTCAGCATATTTTAGAAACTTTGACGGAATTGTAATAAATCCAGGAGCTTATACTCATTATAGCTATGCAATTTTTGATGCGATAAAGTCAATATCAATTCCAACTGTGGAAGTGCATTTGAGCAATATTCACGAAAGAGAGGAATTTAGAAAAATTTCAGTTACGGCATCTGCCTGTGTTGCCCAAATTTATGGAAAAGGTAAAGATGGATATGTGGAAGCTGTTGAGCTTCTTTTAAAAAGATAAAAAAGAGGATAAAAAATGGAAGAAAATAATAAAAGTGTGGAAATATGCAGAATAGCATTAAAAATGTCAATTTCTTCACGTGATGAAGAAAAAAAATTGATGCAGGATTATAGAAAAGTTGGTATAAGAACTGCTGCAGTGAATGTCGGTGGTGCAATGCCCCAATCACGCTTTAAATTTATAGAAAGTGCATTAATGGCGGCAAAACGGAATAATCTGATTCAGGATGTGCATGCTCACGATGGTGCTGTAATTGGTGCAATGCGGGAAGCGATGAGTCAAATTGAAGCGATTATAAATGGACTTAGTGTTGGTGGAAAAATTGGACTGGCAAGGGAAGGGGAACATTTGGCTGTGGCGATATTTCTTAGTGTGGGAATATTGCAGTTTAATGAAGTGATAACTTCTGTTGCACATCGTTCTGTTTCAATATTAGATAATGAAAAATAAAAAATAGATAGGAGTGAATTTAATGGGGAAAAAATTTTTTGATGAAATTGAATTATTTTTGTTCGATATGGATGGATTATTGTTTGATACTGAAACAATTTATGTGGAATATGGACGTGAAGTGGCTAAGGAAATGGGATACACAATTACAAATGAGATTATAGAAAAAACAACAGGTCTTACGGATGAACGCGCAAGAATAATTTATAAAGAAGAATTGGGACAGGAATTTCCATATGATGAAATGATGGGGACAGTTAAGGATCATATATTTGAAAAAGCTCTAAAAGGTGAAGTTTCGTTAAAGTCAGGTGCAATAGAAATATTGGAATTTTTGAAAAACAGAAATAAACAGATGATATTGGCTACTTCATCAGATTTGCGTATGGCAAATGCATTAACTAAAGGAAAAGATGTGAAAAAATATTTTTCTCATTTTATCACAGCAGAAGATGTAACTCATGGAAAGCCAGATCCAGAAGTATTTTTGACAGGAGCGAAAAAAGCTGGAGTATCTCCCGAAAAAACAGCTGTATTTGAAGATTCATTCAATGGAGTAAGGGCTGCAAATGCAGCAGGAACTTTTCCAATTATGGTGCCAGATAAATTAAATCCAACAGAGGAGATTATGAAATTGGTTTATAAAAAATTTGACAATTTATTGGAAGTACTTGATTATTTTGAGGGAAAATAAATAGTTCTAGAGTTATTTTGATTAAAAGAAATAACTCTTATTTTTTTGATTTTTTAAAGACTATATAGTATACTCATACTAAATCTCATTTAAATAACGAATTTATAGTAAAACTGCTTTAAAGCTGAACTCAAAAACTATGACTATT includes:
- a CDS encoding HAD family hydrolase — encoded protein: MGKKFFDEIELFLFDMDGLLFDTETIYVEYGREVAKEMGYTITNEIIEKTTGLTDERARIIYKEELGQEFPYDEMMGTVKDHIFEKALKGEVSLKSGAIEILEFLKNRNKQMILATSSDLRMANALTKGKDVKKYFSHFITAEDVTHGKPDPEVFLTGAKKAGVSPEKTAVFEDSFNGVRAANAAGTFPIMVPDKLNPTEEIMKLVYKKFDNLLEVLDYFEGK
- a CDS encoding HutP family protein, with amino-acid sequence MEENNKSVEICRIALKMSISSRDEEKKLMQDYRKVGIRTAAVNVGGAMPQSRFKFIESALMAAKRNNLIQDVHAHDGAVIGAMREAMSQIEAIINGLSVGGKIGLAREGEHLAVAIFLSVGILQFNEVITSVAHRSVSILDNEK
- the aroQ gene encoding type II 3-dehydroquinate dehydratase, which gives rise to MKKIMIINGPNLNFLGIREKGIYGNDDYESICSYIKGKFADKNVRIDILQSNSEGKLIDFLQSAYFRNFDGIVINPGAYTHYSYAIFDAIKSISIPTVEVHLSNIHEREEFRKISVTASACVAQIYGKGKDGYVEAVELLLKR